A region from the Chroogloeocystis siderophila 5.2 s.c.1 genome encodes:
- a CDS encoding carbohydrate ABC transporter permease encodes MFNTKTIRGREQRTAWILTIPALLMLLFVFGYPIIRAFWLSLFTQNLGTRLQPVFSGFDNYSRMAGDGRFWQSFWVTIIFTVSSVLLELLLGLAIALILNQKFFGRGLVRTSAIIPWALPTALIGLAWAWIFNDQFGIVNDILLRLGIINTGINWLGDPTLAMFAVIFADVWKTTPFISILLLAGLQSISPDLYEAHSIDGATPWQNFRQITLPLLLPQILIAMLFRFAQAFGVFDLIQVMTGGGPGGATEVVSLYIYSTVMRYLDFGYGSALVVVTFLLLVLAVAIASLLLNKTRARTGTT; translated from the coding sequence ATGTTTAATACAAAGACAATTCGGGGACGCGAACAACGCACAGCATGGATTTTGACAATACCAGCCTTGCTGATGCTATTGTTTGTTTTTGGATATCCTATTATTCGTGCTTTTTGGCTGAGTTTATTTACACAAAACTTGGGAACACGACTGCAACCTGTTTTCTCTGGGTTCGACAACTATTCGCGAATGGCGGGGGATGGTCGTTTTTGGCAAAGCTTTTGGGTAACGATTATCTTTACGGTTTCTTCAGTGCTCTTGGAGTTACTTTTAGGATTAGCGATCGCGCTGATTCTCAACCAAAAGTTTTTTGGACGCGGTTTAGTACGAACATCCGCGATTATTCCCTGGGCTTTGCCAACCGCTTTGATTGGTTTAGCTTGGGCGTGGATTTTTAACGACCAATTTGGGATAGTCAACGATATTTTACTGCGGTTAGGAATTATCAATACCGGAATTAACTGGCTAGGAGATCCGACGCTAGCGATGTTTGCGGTCATTTTTGCTGACGTTTGGAAAACGACGCCATTCATCAGTATTTTGCTACTTGCAGGCTTGCAATCGATTTCACCTGATTTATATGAAGCGCACTCGATTGATGGCGCGACACCTTGGCAGAATTTCCGCCAGATTACCTTACCCTTACTGCTACCACAAATTTTAATTGCGATGCTGTTTCGCTTTGCGCAGGCGTTTGGTGTTTTCGACCTGATTCAGGTGATGACGGGCGGGGGGCCTGGGGGTGCAACCGAAGTGGTATCACTATACATCTATTCGACTGTCATGCGTTACCTCGACTTTGGCTATGGCTCAGCACTAGTCGTCGTGACATTTTTATTGCTGGTGTTGGCTGTAGCGATCGCCAGTCTCCTCCTCAACAAAACTCGCGCCCGAACAGGTACAACTTAA
- a CDS encoding carbohydrate ABC transporter permease → MTATPEVVPITPRQTGGAKKIPWRKILTTIAVIFVVIFCLAPVMWQVLTSFKVNEDIAAVPTVYFPTRYTLDHYIELFVRRPFWRYILNSAFVSIVSTALALALGAPASYALARLRPWGGKVILAGILIVTLFPGILLFIGLLEIIQQLGWGNNYLALIVPYTAINLPLTILVLRSFFEQLPKDLEDSARVDGYNTFQMLWQILLPMTLPALVTTGILTFIFAWNEFIFALTFMTREELKTIPVAAAQLGGASVFEIPYGPIAAATVLGTLPLVLLVLFFQRKIVQGLTAGAVKG, encoded by the coding sequence ATGACTGCAACTCCTGAAGTCGTTCCCATTACTCCTAGACAAACCGGCGGCGCCAAAAAGATTCCTTGGCGGAAGATTTTAACAACCATCGCCGTCATCTTCGTTGTCATTTTTTGTTTAGCGCCAGTGATGTGGCAAGTTTTAACTTCATTCAAAGTCAATGAAGATATTGCGGCTGTTCCCACGGTGTATTTCCCAACGCGCTATACGTTAGACCACTATATCGAGTTATTTGTCCGCCGCCCCTTTTGGCGCTATATCCTCAATAGTGCGTTTGTGTCGATTGTGTCTACTGCACTAGCTTTAGCACTGGGCGCACCGGCTTCTTACGCGCTGGCGCGATTGCGTCCTTGGGGTGGTAAGGTGATTTTGGCAGGAATTCTCATTGTTACCTTATTCCCAGGAATTTTGTTATTCATTGGACTTTTAGAAATTATTCAACAATTAGGATGGGGTAACAACTACCTAGCACTGATTGTGCCCTACACTGCCATCAATTTGCCATTAACAATTTTGGTACTGCGCAGCTTTTTTGAGCAATTACCAAAAGACTTGGAAGATTCCGCTAGAGTGGACGGTTACAACACATTTCAAATGCTGTGGCAAATCTTACTACCGATGACGCTTCCAGCTTTGGTAACAACAGGAATTCTCACCTTTATTTTTGCTTGGAACGAATTCATCTTCGCATTGACCTTCATGACGCGCGAAGAACTCAAAACAATTCCAGTTGCAGCAGCCCAGTTGGGGGGTGCATCGGTGTTTGAAATTCCCTATGGACCAATCGCCGCGGCGACAGTTCTCGGGACGTTACCGCTCGTGTTACTTGTTCTCTTCTTCCAACGCAAGATCGTTCAAGGTCTTACCGCTGGGGCTGTTAAAGGTTAG
- a CDS encoding ABC transporter ATP-binding protein has translation MARLELKNLNKTFSPKVVPVKDISLTVEDGEFLTLLGPSGCGKSTVLRMIAGLEEPTRGQVVLGGEEITFRRPGDRNMAMVFQSYALYPHMTVAENLASGLKLKNVPRAEIKQRVAEVAQLLGLEELLNRKPGQMSGGQRQRVAVGRALVRQAQVFLLDEPLSNLDALLRERVRADLKQIFATQKAPVVYVTHDQTEAMTLSSKVAVLNNGYVQQLAPPDRIYSHPANLFVAGFVGSPQMNLLTLPCRGRYALLGNFQIPLLDIPTVPPQIVLGIRPENVRVARPEDEYIIQGRVFLVEHLGMHNLVSVRVNGAHSESEPQTVRALLPTDQVWSNEEIKLALPPQNIHWFDVESGDSLVGRQRVQTMS, from the coding sequence ATGGCTAGACTCGAACTCAAAAATTTAAATAAAACCTTTTCTCCGAAAGTCGTTCCCGTTAAAGACATCAGTTTAACGGTCGAAGATGGAGAATTTTTAACCTTACTCGGTCCTTCCGGTTGTGGTAAATCTACAGTGCTACGGATGATTGCGGGGTTAGAAGAACCAACACGCGGTCAAGTTGTCCTCGGAGGTGAAGAGATCACGTTTAGACGACCAGGCGATCGCAATATGGCAATGGTATTCCAAAGCTATGCGCTGTACCCTCACATGACTGTCGCCGAAAACCTGGCGTCGGGACTCAAGCTTAAAAATGTACCGCGCGCAGAAATTAAGCAGCGTGTTGCTGAAGTCGCCCAACTTCTTGGCTTAGAAGAGTTACTCAACCGCAAACCTGGTCAAATGTCTGGAGGACAACGCCAGCGGGTTGCGGTTGGTCGCGCTTTGGTGCGTCAAGCCCAAGTATTCTTACTCGACGAACCTTTAAGTAACCTCGATGCATTATTGAGAGAACGCGTCCGTGCAGATCTCAAACAAATTTTTGCAACTCAAAAAGCCCCAGTGGTTTATGTTACCCACGACCAAACCGAAGCAATGACACTGTCTTCTAAAGTTGCGGTGTTGAACAATGGCTATGTTCAACAACTCGCACCACCAGATCGCATTTACAGTCATCCTGCTAACTTATTTGTTGCCGGATTTGTTGGTAGTCCGCAAATGAATCTCCTTACCTTACCTTGTCGCGGGCGTTACGCACTACTCGGAAACTTTCAAATTCCACTACTAGATATCCCTACAGTTCCCCCACAAATTGTTTTAGGAATTCGCCCCGAAAACGTCCGTGTTGCCCGACCAGAAGATGAATACATCATCCAAGGTAGAGTCTTTTTGGTTGAACACTTGGGGATGCACAACTTAGTCAGTGTCCGTGTTAATGGTGCGCATTCAGAGTCAGAACCGCAGACAGTACGTGCCTTGTTACCTACAGACCAAGTTTGGAGTAATGAAGAAATTAAGCTTGCTTTACCACCACAAAATATCCACTGGTTCGATGTTGAGTCAGGAGATTCATTAGTAGGAAGACAAAGAGTACAAACGATGAGTTAG
- a CDS encoding trehalase family glycosidase gives MQQHLSIQFPSAQQIADVRAYIKQSWKTLSRSPADILAAAYDPKLERRENSPWLVYVSAKENRLKVEQSLQQILSQAEFNKLEIRTLPANISTIQEHGLLYLPGSYVVPGGRFNEMFGWDSYFILLGLLQDQELELAQSLVNQLIYEIEHYGTILNANRTYFLTRSQPPVLTLMVLALFAHTQNKQWLQSIIPAIEKYYTFWTTEPHLHPETGLSRFFDSGEGPAPEVISDEKDDAGRTHYDRVLTYYTTYGINGLDAYYDSTSGFTELFYQGDRSMRESGFDCSHRFGLFNLEITQYLPVCLNVLLYQMEQDIAQIYQILGKDSRLWCDRATKRSQTINQLMWDEQVGLYFDYNFVTHQRSQYEFVTTFYPLWAGIASQKQTEKVVKNLAKFLAPGGLLTSTIVTGNQWDAPFGWAPLHLIAVQGLSRYHYLPQAEDIAKRFITLVVQEFEKYGAIVEKYDVVKCSANVSDEILFGYSSNEIGFGWTNGVFLELLSWLENLKS, from the coding sequence ATGCAGCAACATTTATCAATACAATTTCCCTCAGCTCAACAAATTGCAGATGTCAGAGCCTATATTAAACAAAGTTGGAAAACTTTGTCGCGATCGCCTGCGGATATTTTAGCAGCAGCTTATGACCCAAAGCTTGAGCGTCGTGAAAATTCTCCTTGGTTAGTTTACGTCTCTGCTAAAGAAAACCGTTTAAAAGTTGAACAATCGTTACAACAAATACTGAGCCAAGCAGAATTTAATAAGTTAGAAATTAGAACTTTACCCGCAAATATTTCAACAATTCAAGAACACGGATTACTTTACCTTCCAGGTTCTTACGTTGTTCCTGGAGGGCGGTTTAATGAAATGTTTGGCTGGGATAGTTATTTTATTTTATTAGGCTTACTACAAGATCAAGAATTAGAACTTGCCCAAAGCTTAGTCAACCAACTTATCTACGAAATTGAGCATTATGGTACAATTTTAAACGCTAATCGTACCTATTTTTTAACGCGATCGCAACCTCCAGTATTAACATTAATGGTACTAGCGTTGTTTGCCCATACACAAAACAAACAATGGTTGCAATCGATAATTCCAGCAATTGAAAAATATTACACTTTTTGGACTACAGAGCCACATTTACATCCAGAAACAGGACTTTCACGCTTTTTTGACTCTGGCGAAGGACCTGCACCCGAAGTTATTAGTGATGAAAAAGATGACGCGGGAAGAACTCATTATGACCGAGTTCTAACGTATTATACCACATACGGAATCAACGGATTAGATGCGTATTACGATTCAACAAGTGGCTTCACCGAATTATTTTATCAAGGCGATCGCTCAATGCGCGAATCAGGCTTTGATTGTTCGCATCGCTTCGGGTTATTTAATCTTGAAATTACACAATATTTACCTGTGTGTTTGAATGTTTTACTCTATCAAATGGAGCAAGACATAGCACAAATTTATCAAATTTTAGGTAAAGATTCAAGACTTTGGTGCGATCGCGCGACAAAACGCAGCCAAACAATCAATCAGTTAATGTGGGACGAACAAGTAGGACTTTATTTTGATTACAACTTTGTCACGCATCAACGCAGTCAGTACGAATTTGTCACAACATTCTATCCTTTATGGGCTGGTATAGCTTCGCAAAAACAAACTGAAAAAGTCGTAAAAAACTTAGCAAAATTTTTAGCGCCAGGCGGCTTACTCACAAGTACTATTGTCACAGGAAATCAATGGGATGCACCGTTTGGTTGGGCACCTTTACATCTCATTGCTGTACAAGGTTTAAGCCGTTATCATTATCTCCCGCAAGCCGAAGACATTGCCAAAAGATTTATCACGTTGGTTGTGCAAGAATTTGAAAAATACGGTGCAATTGTCGAGAAATACGATGTTGTTAAATGTTCTGCCAACGTTTCTGACGAAATTCTCTTTGGCTATAGTTCCAACGAAATTGGTTTTGGCTGGACAAATGGAGTGTTTTTGGAACTGTTATCTTGGTTAGAAAACTTAAAGTCATAA
- a CDS encoding ubiquinol-cytochrome c reductase iron-sulfur subunit, whose amino-acid sequence MNRREFISLVGASASVSIAACNSQSADVASDVRSDGFEVVGSLSELDKTGQLLNEDLADGKALVIRDPANPNQAIAVNPTCPHAGCNVAWQQAEKAFVCPCHNSKFASDGSVQNGPAKEPLATYSAKFEGDLVLVKSR is encoded by the coding sequence ATGAACCGTCGAGAATTTATCAGTTTGGTAGGAGCAAGTGCAAGTGTTAGCATTGCGGCTTGTAATTCGCAATCAGCAGATGTTGCTTCTGATGTTCGCTCTGACGGGTTTGAAGTAGTAGGATCCCTCAGCGAATTGGATAAAACCGGGCAACTTCTCAATGAAGATTTAGCAGATGGCAAAGCATTAGTAATCCGCGATCCGGCTAATCCAAATCAAGCGATCGCGGTTAATCCTACTTGTCCTCATGCTGGGTGTAACGTTGCTTGGCAACAAGCCGAAAAAGCCTTTGTTTGTCCTTGTCATAATTCTAAGTTTGCCAGTGATGGCAGCGTGCAAAATGGTCCGGCGAAGGAACCTCTCGCGACTTATTCCGCTAAGTTTGAGGGTGATTTGGTGTTAGTGAAAAGTCGTTGA
- the folB gene encoding dihydroneopterin aldolase, with translation MDCFHLTGIRCYGYTGYLPEEQVLGQWFEVDLTLWLDLSVAGKSDAIEDTLDYRSVINDVQHLVKTSKYALIERLVDAIATSILKADRVQQVQVRLTKLAAPIPDFGGKITVEITRSR, from the coding sequence ATGGACTGTTTTCATTTAACAGGAATTCGTTGCTACGGTTACACAGGTTATTTGCCCGAAGAACAAGTTTTAGGTCAATGGTTTGAGGTAGACTTAACGCTGTGGTTAGATCTATCCGTAGCAGGTAAGAGCGATGCGATTGAGGATACTCTCGATTACCGTAGCGTAATTAATGACGTGCAGCACTTGGTAAAAACCTCTAAGTATGCGTTGATCGAACGCTTGGTAGATGCGATCGCTACATCTATTCTAAAAGCTGACCGCGTCCAACAAGTCCAAGTCCGCCTCACAAAACTCGCCGCCCCCATTCCCGATTTTGGTGGCAAAATTACCGTTGAAATCACACGCAGCCGCTAA